In a single window of the Arachis hypogaea cultivar Tifrunner chromosome 6, arahy.Tifrunner.gnm2.J5K5, whole genome shotgun sequence genome:
- the LOC112696851 gene encoding uncharacterized protein has product MALLLLLLFSKANDHPESYNIEELTGNESKVIEMDLMLGVADLNTPEAVAAAESAISSCQPAISLAANGKDTDTDSDESSAEDDNEDDGIRSGDAGNDGRKPSSLDDEKRKGNHNSKKRARIVELS; this is encoded by the exons ATGGCACTCCTCTTACTTCTCCTATTCTCAAAAGCCAAC GATCATCCTGAGAGTTACAATATTGAAGAGCTCACTGGAAATGAATCCAAAGTTATTGAAATG gaTTTGATGCTTGGTGTTGCGGATCTTAATACGCCTGAGGCTGTGGCTGCTGCTGAATCAGCAATTTCCAGTTGTCAGCCTGCGATTTCATTGGCCGCTAATGGCAAAGACACAGACACAGATTCAGATGAAAGCAGTGCTGAAGATGATAACGAGGATGATGGAATCAGAAGTGGTGATGCTGGAAATGATGGTAGAAAGCCTTCATCTCTTGATGATGAAAAACGAAAGGGAAATCATAATTCCAAAAAACGAGCAAGGATAGTTGAGCTTTCCTGA